A stretch of the Filimonas lacunae genome encodes the following:
- a CDS encoding DUF58 domain-containing protein — MKKLLYRISFYFTRLFYIVCGVIVCLFILAFFFPKLQQVGSIAALCVGITVLLDLVIVYSKKQPVTVNRLCAERFSNGDENKVVLEINNHLPYKVTLEIIDELPFQFQLRNWKRRGVAETGISAIEYTLKPLERGVYTFGIVNVFVTGVLRMVVRHIRTGEEKEAATYPSYMQMRRFQLMAATNQLQEAGSRQMRKLGNSLEFEQIREYVLGDDYRTINWKASARKNAIMVNNFMDERSQQVICVIDKGRTMKMPFEGMSLLDYAINASLVLSNVVLHKQDKAGLLTFGSTVDQYIAPDKKATQLGYILEALYRQETNFMDSDFEALYSTIRYRVKQRSLLLLFTNFESMYGMERQLPYLKKLSTNHPLLVIFFENTELGELINQRAQNLEEIYQQTIASKFAFEKRQMVRELNKHGIMAMLTTPQKLTVNALNKYFELKARQVM, encoded by the coding sequence ATGAAAAAACTGCTGTACCGCATTTCCTTTTATTTCACCCGCCTTTTTTATATCGTCTGTGGTGTAATTGTGTGCCTGTTCATCCTGGCTTTCTTTTTTCCGAAGCTGCAACAGGTGGGTAGTATAGCGGCTTTATGTGTAGGTATTACCGTGTTGCTGGATCTGGTGATTGTGTATTCTAAAAAACAACCGGTAACGGTGAACCGGTTATGTGCCGAACGGTTTAGCAATGGTGATGAAAACAAGGTGGTGCTGGAAATAAACAACCACTTGCCTTATAAGGTAACGTTAGAAATTATTGACGAGCTGCCTTTTCAATTTCAGCTACGTAACTGGAAGCGAAGGGGAGTAGCAGAAACAGGCATCTCGGCTATTGAGTATACACTCAAGCCTTTGGAAAGAGGGGTATATACATTTGGCATCGTGAACGTGTTTGTAACAGGCGTGCTGCGTATGGTGGTGCGCCATATCAGAACCGGGGAGGAGAAAGAGGCGGCAACCTATCCTTCTTATATGCAAATGCGTCGCTTTCAACTGATGGCGGCTACCAACCAGTTACAGGAAGCAGGTTCGCGGCAAATGCGTAAGCTGGGTAACAGCTTAGAGTTTGAGCAGATACGGGAATACGTGCTGGGCGATGATTACCGCACTATTAACTGGAAGGCTTCGGCACGCAAGAATGCCATAATGGTGAACAACTTTATGGATGAGCGCAGCCAGCAGGTGATTTGTGTTATTGACAAGGGCCGTACCATGAAAATGCCTTTTGAAGGTATGAGCCTGCTGGACTATGCTATTAATGCTTCGCTGGTGTTAAGCAATGTAGTATTGCATAAGCAGGATAAAGCAGGCCTGTTAACGTTCGGCAGTACGGTTGATCAATATATAGCCCCCGATAAAAAAGCCACGCAACTGGGCTATATATTAGAAGCGCTGTACCGTCAGGAAACCAATTTTATGGACAGCGATTTTGAAGCGCTGTATTCCACTATACGATACCGGGTAAAGCAACGAAGCTTGTTGCTTTTGTTTACCAATTTTGAAAGTATGTATGGTATGGAAAGGCAATTACCTTATTTAAAAAAGCTATCTACCAACCATCCTTTACTAGTGATATTTTTTGAAAACACCGAGCTGGGCGAGTTGATCAACCAACGGGCCCAAAACCTGGAGGAGATTTACCAGCAAACCATTGCCAGCAAGTTTGCTTTTGAAAAAAGACAAATGGTGCGCGAGTTAAATAAACACGGTATTATGGCTATGCTCACCACTCCGCAAAAACTCACCGTAAATGCGTTGAACAAGTATTTTGAACTGAAGGCACGGCAGGTGATGTAG
- a CDS encoding stage II sporulation protein M → MREAQFIKKNKDRWQEMQNNPSNHPDETANEFIQLVEDLGYSKTFYPSTGVVKYLNTEATKRYLHIYVNQKHSWKRVVRFFKTDLPLIVGKHHSMLLISFILFLLFVLIGFFSAKGDESFVRMILGDSYVNMTERNIESGRPFGVYDQGNELVSFLELFMNNVSVGLRAFGGGLLLGIPTIFMVVYNGIMVGAFEYMFYSKGLMADSLLTIMIHGTIELSTLVVAATSGLVLAKSWLFPGTLSRKQAFKTGAKEGVIIAMANFPMLCIAAFFEGFVTRHAGMPIWLKLLIIGASLTLMLGYFVVYPIILRRRK, encoded by the coding sequence TTGAGAGAAGCGCAATTTATTAAAAAGAATAAAGACCGCTGGCAGGAGATGCAGAATAATCCCAGTAATCATCCTGATGAAACTGCCAACGAGTTTATTCAACTGGTAGAAGATTTGGGGTATAGTAAAACCTTTTACCCCTCCACCGGCGTTGTCAAATACCTGAACACAGAAGCCACCAAGCGCTATTTACATATATACGTGAATCAGAAGCATAGCTGGAAACGTGTGGTGCGTTTTTTCAAAACCGACCTGCCGTTGATAGTAGGCAAGCACCATAGCATGTTGCTGATCTCTTTTATCCTGTTTTTATTGTTTGTATTGATCGGCTTTTTCTCGGCTAAAGGCGACGAGTCGTTTGTGCGAATGATTTTAGGAGATAGCTATGTGAATATGACGGAGCGTAATATAGAAAGCGGTCGTCCTTTTGGGGTATATGACCAGGGCAATGAACTGGTGTCATTTCTGGAGTTGTTTATGAACAACGTATCAGTGGGGCTGCGTGCGTTTGGCGGCGGCCTGCTGCTGGGCATTCCTACTATATTCATGGTCGTGTACAATGGTATTATGGTGGGCGCGTTTGAGTATATGTTTTACAGCAAAGGGTTAATGGCGGATAGTTTGTTAACTATTATGATACATGGCACCATTGAATTAAGCACACTGGTAGTGGCGGCTACATCGGGCCTGGTACTGGCCAAAAGCTGGCTGTTTCCTGGTACGTTAAGCCGTAAACAGGCTTTTAAAACCGGTGCTAAAGAGGGAGTGATTATAGCTATGGCTAACTTTCCGATGTTGTGTATTGCTGCATTTTTCGAAGGCTTTGTTACCAGGCATGCTGGTATGCCTATATGGCTGAAGCTATTGATAATAGGCGCTTCACTTACATTAATGCTGGGGTATTTTGTTGTATATCCTATAATATTAAGAAGAAGAAAATGA
- a CDS encoding RDD family protein, with protein sequence MQKITVPTAFNIELEFETAELLNRFWALLFDFFVMGAYVLAVIIIPLSNASERGETFKDSLTVLQILLFIPVLTYSLLCEVFLNGQTLGKKVARIKVISETGGKPQLHQFFIRWLTRWITYAFPFTIVDLVSYLSTKKNQRLGDVAAGTMVIKTSLSSSLSTTVFQEVADNYQPRYQSALQLSDRDMNTIKTALVNYRIGKASLQRIDRIADTIRTALHIQEYEDNIYFLETLLRDYNHLSNQS encoded by the coding sequence ATGCAAAAAATAACTGTTCCAACTGCTTTTAATATAGAGCTGGAATTTGAAACCGCTGAGTTATTGAACCGTTTTTGGGCCCTTCTGTTTGATTTTTTTGTTATGGGGGCTTATGTACTGGCCGTTATTATTATTCCCTTATCTAATGCTTCAGAAAGAGGGGAAACCTTCAAAGACAGTCTTACCGTTTTACAAATACTTCTTTTTATTCCTGTACTTACCTATAGCCTGTTATGCGAGGTGTTTTTGAACGGGCAAACATTAGGCAAAAAAGTAGCCCGCATTAAAGTCATCAGTGAAACCGGCGGCAAACCCCAGTTACACCAGTTTTTTATACGCTGGCTAACCCGATGGATCACCTACGCATTTCCTTTTACCATTGTAGACCTGGTAAGCTACCTGTCCACTAAAAAAAATCAACGCCTGGGCGATGTGGCTGCCGGCACTATGGTAATTAAAACAAGCCTGAGCAGCTCCTTAAGCACTACCGTATTCCAGGAAGTAGCGGATAACTACCAACCCCGCTATCAGTCGGCCCTGCAATTGAGCGACCGCGATATGAACACGATTAAAACCGCCCTGGTTAACTATCGTATAGGCAAGGCCTCCCTGCAACGTATTGACCGCATAGCGGATACCATACGCACCGCACTGCATATACAGGAGTATGAAGACAATATATACTTCCTCGAAACATTACTAAGAGACTACAACCACTTATCTAATCAATCCTAA
- a CDS encoding AAA family ATPase → MEDILFEQRLNLSELSAGVQRLQQEIKKVIVGQDEMVQLLITAILSDGHVLIEGVPGVAKTLAAKLVARSIQVGFSRIQFTPDLMPSDVLGTNIFNPGSGRFEFKQGPIFGQVVLIDEVNRAPAKTQSALFEVMEERQVTIDGVTHKMLHPFMVLATQNPIEQEGTYRLPEAQLDRFLFKIKVPYPSEAEEIIILQRFQQMDNEEKVQSVQPVISGDDVLKLRALTRQVIADEKLLSFIAKIVVATRNDKAVYLGASPRASLALLNAARATAAILGRDFITPEDIVYVSKPVLRHRLVLTPEKEMEGVTEDEVIQRIVHSIEIPR, encoded by the coding sequence ATGGAAGATATTTTATTTGAACAAAGGCTGAATTTAAGCGAATTAAGCGCCGGCGTACAAAGGCTACAGCAGGAGATTAAGAAGGTGATAGTGGGGCAGGATGAAATGGTGCAGCTGCTGATCACCGCTATTTTATCAGACGGGCATGTGCTGATTGAAGGCGTGCCGGGCGTAGCCAAAACACTGGCAGCAAAGCTGGTGGCCAGAAGTATCCAGGTGGGTTTTAGCCGTATACAGTTTACGCCCGATCTGATGCCGAGCGATGTGCTGGGCACCAATATATTCAATCCCGGCAGCGGACGCTTTGAGTTTAAACAAGGCCCCATCTTTGGCCAGGTAGTGCTGATTGATGAGGTGAACCGTGCCCCTGCAAAAACGCAATCGGCTTTGTTTGAGGTAATGGAAGAAAGGCAGGTGACTATAGATGGGGTAACGCATAAAATGCTGCATCCTTTTATGGTGCTGGCTACACAAAATCCCATTGAGCAGGAAGGTACCTACCGCCTGCCCGAAGCACAGTTAGACCGCTTTTTATTTAAGATAAAAGTACCGTATCCGTCAGAAGCGGAAGAGATCATCATTTTACAACGTTTCCAGCAGATGGATAACGAAGAAAAGGTACAGAGTGTGCAACCTGTTATCAGCGGTGACGATGTGTTAAAGCTGCGTGCTTTAACCCGACAGGTAATTGCCGATGAAAAGCTGTTGTCGTTCATTGCTAAAATAGTAGTAGCCACCCGTAACGATAAGGCGGTATATCTGGGCGCATCGCCCCGTGCTTCGCTGGCATTGCTGAATGCAGCCAGGGCTACCGCGGCTATCCTGGGACGCGACTTTATTACTCCGGAAGATATAGTGTATGTATCCAAACCTGTATTAAGGCATCGCCTGGTGTTAACACCGGAAAAAGAAATGGAAGGTGTTACGGAAGATGAGGTGATACAAAGGATTGTTCATTCGATAGAGATTCCGCGTTAA
- a CDS encoding response regulator: MILIVDDRQENIYSLQKILELNHFEVDSATSGEDALKKILKNTYELIILDVQMPGMDGFEVAEAIKGYSRSKDVPIIFLSAVNIEKKFIAKGYTSGGIDYIAKPFDPDILLLKVKTFCRLQQQTNELNAIHKTLREEIEFRKQAESDLSQSVDELRSILESIPQIAFTANAGGAIEFINQHWYQYSRGKEVLPKTAPGEVSVADCIREAIASGNAFVSEISIRALDQQQYRFHTLTMTPIRKNGQIVKWVGMFTDIHEQKMANQLLEQRVTERTVQLQNMNNELEATNHELQQFAYVASHDLKEPLRKIHFFSDLIKTRHLKENPDAIADMDKIIRSSERMRSLIMDILDYSKVSVPDTFEPANINGIINDILADMEMLITEKQAVIEVQNIPQLDVNPAQIRQVFQNILSNAIKFSRPHVPPLITVEACLVADKTADSPPCENGRYCRIEIADNGIGFNEKYLDKIFVIFQRLNSKEEYEGTGIGLAIVKKIVDTHKGIITASSTEGAGSRFVIVLPVHQNDHHLS; this comes from the coding sequence ATGATATTGATTGTTGATGACCGGCAGGAGAATATTTATTCACTTCAGAAGATACTTGAGTTAAACCATTTTGAGGTTGATTCTGCTACTTCGGGTGAAGATGCGTTGAAAAAGATACTGAAGAATACCTATGAACTCATTATCCTCGACGTGCAAATGCCGGGCATGGATGGTTTTGAAGTAGCCGAAGCTATTAAAGGGTATAGCCGCAGCAAGGATGTGCCTATTATCTTTTTATCGGCCGTAAACATTGAAAAGAAGTTTATAGCCAAAGGCTATACCTCGGGCGGTATTGATTACATAGCCAAGCCTTTCGATCCCGATATATTACTGCTGAAAGTAAAAACCTTTTGCCGTTTACAGCAGCAAACCAACGAACTCAACGCCATTCACAAAACCCTGCGCGAAGAAATTGAATTTCGTAAGCAGGCCGAAAGTGACCTCTCCCAAAGTGTAGACGAGCTTCGCAGTATACTGGAATCTATTCCCCAGATCGCTTTTACCGCCAATGCAGGCGGTGCAATAGAATTTATTAACCAACACTGGTATCAATACAGCCGTGGCAAGGAAGTGCTGCCTAAAACAGCGCCGGGCGAGGTTAGTGTGGCCGACTGTATACGCGAAGCCATTGCATCGGGCAATGCTTTTGTGTCGGAAATAAGCATCCGGGCACTGGATCAGCAACAATACCGCTTTCATACACTTACTATGACGCCTATACGCAAGAACGGGCAAATAGTGAAGTGGGTAGGCATGTTTACCGATATTCATGAACAGAAAATGGCCAACCAGTTGCTGGAGCAACGGGTAACCGAAAGAACAGTGCAGCTGCAGAATATGAACAATGAGCTGGAAGCCACCAACCATGAGCTACAGCAATTTGCTTATGTGGCTTCACACGATTTAAAGGAGCCACTGCGTAAGATCCATTTTTTCAGCGACCTTATTAAAACGCGCCATTTAAAAGAGAATCCCGATGCCATAGCCGATATGGATAAGATCATCCGTTCTTCTGAGCGGATGCGCAGTTTAATTATGGACATACTGGATTATTCCAAAGTATCGGTACCCGACACTTTTGAGCCTGCCAATATCAACGGTATTATCAACGATATACTGGCCGATATGGAAATGCTGATTACAGAAAAACAGGCGGTGATTGAAGTACAAAATATTCCGCAGCTGGATGTAAACCCGGCCCAGATACGGCAGGTGTTTCAGAATATATTAAGCAATGCCATCAAATTTTCCCGCCCTCATGTGCCGCCACTAATCACCGTGGAAGCCTGCCTGGTAGCGGATAAAACTGCAGATAGCCCGCCTTGTGAAAACGGGCGTTATTGCCGTATTGAAATAGCCGATAATGGTATTGGCTTTAATGAAAAATACCTGGATAAGATTTTTGTGATATTTCAGCGCCTGAATTCCAAAGAAGAATACGAAGGCACGGGTATTGGCCTTGCCATTGTAAAAAAGATTGTAGACACACATAAGGGCATTATTACCGCGTCCAGCACCGAAGGCGCAGGTAGCCGCTTTGTTATTGTTTTACCCGTTCATCAGAACGATCATCATTTATCATAA
- a CDS encoding DUF4129 domain-containing protein, whose translation MRHTLVRFVWLLVCLMGSRAMAQDSGSQTVVDEEVAAPAAEEKHIYDSSERYFNQWSVESWKANPLLWPANNADKQVKQWRSEEDYWYVNKAQDFNHFLDSMVKTNKKKKVKSRISPDEVIDRTFQVPTIAGGSLTFAMVIVIVFVVLLGYFMYANKIGFFAPKNALVEGEGAGEEQEDLFSIQFKERLQKALQESNYRLAVRIWFLQTLRKLSDSDLIRYQPDYTNIDYLLQVQSNAPGDRSRLFSLVTSHYEYVWYGKFEVSKELYERISQDFITLQSKIG comes from the coding sequence ATGAGGCATACCCTGGTGAGATTTGTATGGTTACTGGTTTGCCTGATGGGGTCCCGTGCAATGGCACAGGACAGTGGTTCGCAGACAGTGGTGGATGAAGAGGTGGCGGCGCCAGCTGCTGAAGAAAAGCATATTTATGATTCTTCGGAGCGCTATTTTAACCAATGGTCGGTTGAATCGTGGAAGGCGAACCCATTGCTGTGGCCGGCCAATAACGCCGATAAGCAGGTGAAACAATGGCGTAGTGAGGAGGACTATTGGTATGTAAACAAGGCCCAGGACTTTAACCATTTTCTTGATTCGATGGTAAAGACCAATAAGAAGAAAAAGGTAAAAAGCAGGATTTCTCCCGATGAAGTAATAGACAGAACATTCCAGGTGCCAACAATAGCGGGTGGCAGTCTGACTTTTGCCATGGTGATTGTGATCGTTTTTGTGGTGTTGCTGGGGTATTTCATGTATGCTAATAAGATCGGCTTTTTTGCACCTAAGAATGCACTGGTAGAAGGCGAAGGTGCAGGGGAGGAGCAGGAAGACCTGTTCTCTATCCAATTTAAAGAACGGCTGCAAAAAGCTTTGCAGGAAAGCAACTACAGGCTGGCCGTACGTATATGGTTTTTACAAACGTTGCGGAAATTAAGCGATAGCGACCTGATCAGGTATCAACCTGATTATACCAATATTGATTATTTACTACAGGTACAGTCCAATGCTCCGGGCGACCGTTCCCGGCTGTTTTCACTTGTTACCAGTCACTATGAATATGTGTGGTATGGTAAGTTTGAAGTGAGTAAGGAGTTGTATGAAAGAATCAGCCAGGATTTCATCACCCTTCAAAGCAAGATTGGTTAA
- a CDS encoding RDD family protein yields MQQQQDILSDFNQEQTSVYGVDKGTRFVNALIDGVVLRFIDWILLGIFSISSPTSFLDMWPSMLAGSVIAIAYYTIMEGATGQTVGKMVTRTKVIRTDLDRPVNFTDALVRSIIRTIPILDAISIFWGEIWHDQFSRTRVVKKI; encoded by the coding sequence ATGCAACAGCAACAAGATATCCTTTCTGATTTTAATCAGGAGCAAACATCTGTCTATGGCGTAGATAAAGGTACCCGCTTCGTAAATGCACTCATCGATGGTGTTGTTTTACGATTTATAGATTGGATTCTATTGGGCATATTCAGTATCTCTTCTCCCACCAGCTTTCTTGATATGTGGCCCAGTATGCTGGCTGGCAGTGTTATTGCTATCGCTTACTATACTATTATGGAAGGCGCAACCGGCCAAACAGTGGGCAAAATGGTTACCCGCACCAAAGTAATCAGAACTGATCTGGACAGGCCTGTTAATTTCACGGATGCACTGGTAAGATCTATCATACGTACTATCCCTATCTTGGATGCCATCAGCATTTTCTGGGGCGAGATCTGGCACGATCAATTTTCCCGCACCCGTGTGGTGAAAAAGATTTAA
- a CDS encoding DUF4350 domain-containing protein, with product MKKFIPFIAGAVVIVLVLVLMPARKKQPQFDGKVTLNVRDKIPYGCYASYHLLPDLFPGVKVELNRNEPGSWKEVSLDSSGQVLLIVTKFFDPSESDLDYLTALAQKGNCVLISAVEMSYDAKKFFKVHEQFLDVDKGDKAIADEPMLNVSHQFGVSMDTNVVHGASWFIYPGLKYGNEFQDIDTSIAHALGYTASFQVNLVGIHASKGSILLHSTPLTFSNFFLLYESNYRYLQQLVSLAPFKPTRIVWDEYFLNNVQKDSHNNGGNLLGVLLSYENFRWAFWMAIIVIGLYLVTGIQRRQRMIPQMAKPVNESLEFVSVIGKLYYEKGDHANLGLKLAQFFLEHVRTKYHLDTQYVNSSFAVHLAAKAGITPEMAGQLVDYITEAQMGSITADRLASFYGLLDTFYKTT from the coding sequence ATGAAGAAATTTATTCCTTTTATTGCAGGGGCTGTAGTGATAGTGCTGGTATTGGTGCTGATGCCTGCCCGTAAAAAGCAACCACAGTTTGATGGTAAGGTAACATTAAATGTGCGTGATAAAATTCCTTATGGCTGTTATGCTTCTTATCATCTATTACCCGATCTGTTTCCGGGTGTAAAGGTGGAGCTTAACCGTAACGAGCCGGGTAGCTGGAAAGAGGTGAGTCTGGACTCTTCGGGACAGGTGTTGCTGATTGTAACCAAATTCTTTGACCCTTCGGAAAGTGATCTGGATTATTTAACTGCATTGGCGCAAAAGGGTAACTGTGTGCTGATTAGTGCGGTGGAAATGAGCTATGATGCCAAGAAGTTTTTTAAAGTACACGAGCAGTTCCTGGATGTGGACAAGGGGGATAAGGCTATTGCAGATGAACCTATGTTGAATGTTTCGCATCAGTTTGGGGTGAGCATGGACACTAACGTAGTGCACGGCGCCAGCTGGTTTATTTATCCGGGGTTGAAATATGGGAATGAGTTCCAGGATATAGATACCAGCATTGCCCACGCCCTTGGTTATACTGCGAGTTTTCAGGTGAACCTGGTAGGTATTCATGCTTCCAAAGGCTCGATACTGCTGCACTCCACGCCGCTTACTTTTTCTAATTTTTTCCTGCTCTACGAAAGTAATTACAGGTATCTGCAGCAGTTGGTGTCGTTAGCTCCGTTTAAACCTACACGTATAGTGTGGGATGAATATTTTTTAAACAATGTGCAAAAGGATAGCCACAACAATGGTGGCAACCTGTTAGGCGTGCTGTTGAGTTATGAAAACTTCCGCTGGGCCTTTTGGATGGCAATTATAGTGATAGGCTTGTACCTGGTAACGGGTATACAACGCCGGCAGCGCATGATTCCTCAAATGGCCAAACCGGTGAATGAATCGCTGGAGTTTGTATCGGTGATAGGTAAGTTGTATTACGAGAAGGGCGACCATGCCAACCTGGGTTTAAAGCTGGCGCAGTTTTTCCTGGAGCATGTACGCACCAAATATCACCTTGATACGCAGTATGTGAACAGCTCCTTTGCGGTGCACCTGGCTGCTAAAGCAGGCATTACTCCTGAAATGGCCGGACAACTGGTAGATTATATTACAGAAGCCCAGATGGGGTCTATAACAGCAGACCGGTTAGCATCTTTTTACGGGCTATTAGATACATTTTATAAAACAACCTGA
- a CDS encoding NAD(P)/FAD-dependent oxidoreductase codes for MRMVIIGGGFAGLQLARRLNNKEGVEVLLIDRFNYHQFQPLFYQVATGGLDASNISFPLRKVFHNSKNVRIRLAEVKNISPNTNTVHTDIGDFEYDTLVVATGAGTNFFGNSNLEKHAYPMKSTTEALQLRHHLIHNFEDALNATPDELQQILNIVVVGAGPTGVEVSGTLAEMKNDILPKDYPEIDFSKMQIFLLEGSNHTLLNMSDKSKEQSQRYLEQLGVNVQLNTIVKDYDGSHVTLTNGERISTRTVIWAAGIKGNVPMGIDPDLVVRGNRIKVDRQNKVLGYYNVYAIGDIASMETPKYPNGHPQLANVAINQGKTLATNILNRVKNPNAPLIDFEYKDKGNMATVGRNKAVVDLPKPKIHFGGFFAWLVWMGLHLVLILGVKNRMQIFLNWIYKYFTFDQSLRLLFQDFYKNRKAGN; via the coding sequence ATGAGAATGGTAATTATAGGGGGTGGGTTTGCTGGTTTACAGTTGGCCCGTCGTCTGAATAACAAAGAGGGCGTAGAGGTTTTACTGATTGACAGATTTAATTATCACCAGTTTCAACCCTTATTCTATCAGGTAGCTACCGGCGGTTTAGATGCCAGTAACATATCCTTCCCCTTGCGCAAAGTATTTCATAACAGCAAGAACGTACGTATCAGGCTGGCTGAAGTAAAAAACATTAGTCCCAACACCAACACTGTTCACACAGACATCGGTGATTTTGAGTACGACACACTGGTAGTGGCAACGGGCGCAGGCACCAACTTCTTTGGTAATTCCAACCTGGAGAAGCATGCGTATCCGATGAAATCTACCACCGAAGCGCTGCAATTACGCCACCATCTCATTCATAACTTCGAAGACGCATTAAACGCTACGCCTGATGAGTTACAGCAGATCTTAAACATTGTGGTAGTGGGCGCGGGCCCAACCGGTGTGGAAGTGAGCGGTACCCTGGCGGAGATGAAGAATGATATTTTACCTAAAGACTATCCTGAAATAGACTTTAGCAAAATGCAGATATTCCTGCTGGAAGGCTCGAACCACACGTTGCTGAACATGAGCGACAAAAGTAAAGAGCAAAGTCAGCGCTACCTGGAGCAACTGGGTGTGAACGTGCAACTGAACACCATTGTAAAAGACTACGATGGCAGTCACGTAACCTTAACCAATGGCGAAAGAATTTCTACCAGAACGGTGATCTGGGCTGCCGGTATTAAAGGTAATGTGCCTATGGGCATTGATCCTGACCTGGTGGTAAGAGGTAACCGTATTAAGGTAGACAGACAGAACAAGGTGCTGGGCTACTACAATGTGTACGCTATTGGTGATATCGCTTCTATGGAAACGCCTAAGTACCCTAACGGGCATCCACAATTAGCCAACGTAGCTATCAACCAGGGTAAAACACTGGCCACCAACATTCTCAACCGTGTTAAAAACCCTAACGCGCCATTAATTGACTTTGAATACAAAGACAAGGGCAATATGGCTACTGTAGGCCGTAACAAAGCGGTAGTTGATTTACCAAAACCCAAAATTCACTTCGGCGGCTTCTTTGCCTGGCTGGTGTGGATGGGCTTGCACTTAGTATTGATTTTAGGTGTGAAAAACCGGATGCAGATTTTCCTGAACTGGATTTACAAGTATTTTACTTTTGACCAGAGCTTACGATTACTGTTCCAGGATTTTTATAAGAATAGAAAAGCGGGGAATTAA
- the serA gene encoding phosphoglycerate dehydrogenase, with translation MSQATTSYPKEKIKILFLENISDKAVNRFKDNGYVNVVKLSGALSEEELIKEIKDVHLLGIRSKTKVTAEVLKHATKLQAIGCFCIGVNQVDLAAATQGGVVVFNAPYSNTRSVAELVIGLSIMLIRRIPDKNKAAHEGIWLKDAKGSFELRGKTLGIIGYGNIGTQLSVMAESLGMRVMFYDAETKLPLGNAIAAKTINELVGEADIISLHVPETAATKNLINESVIKNFKKGALLINYARGEVVDLEALAKALKSGDVGGAAIDVFPWEPEKNGDRFETPLQGLGNVILTPHIGGSTEEAQQNIGEDVSNKLFYYLEKGITNGSHTLPGISLPAMEGAHRILHIHSNIPGVLSAINTQLSQNNINILGQYLKTNDEIGYVVLDVDNKLSSQAVELLKEVKGTIKVRMLY, from the coding sequence ATGAGCCAGGCTACCACCAGCTATCCCAAGGAGAAGATTAAGATTCTGTTTTTAGAAAACATCAGCGATAAAGCTGTGAACCGTTTTAAAGACAACGGCTATGTGAACGTAGTTAAATTGTCAGGGGCGCTTAGTGAAGAGGAACTGATTAAGGAAATTAAAGATGTGCATTTGCTGGGTATCCGATCCAAAACCAAGGTTACCGCCGAGGTACTGAAGCATGCTACCAAGCTGCAGGCCATTGGTTGTTTTTGTATTGGTGTAAACCAGGTGGATTTAGCGGCTGCTACGCAGGGCGGTGTGGTGGTGTTTAACGCCCCTTACAGCAACACCCGTAGCGTGGCAGAACTGGTAATTGGTTTAAGCATTATGCTTATTCGCCGTATTCCGGACAAGAACAAAGCGGCTCATGAAGGTATTTGGTTAAAAGACGCGAAAGGTAGCTTTGAGCTGCGTGGTAAAACATTAGGTATTATTGGCTATGGTAACATTGGTACACAGTTGAGTGTAATGGCCGAATCGTTAGGTATGCGCGTCATGTTCTATGATGCAGAAACCAAACTGCCATTGGGTAATGCCATTGCGGCCAAAACGATCAATGAGCTGGTAGGGGAAGCCGATATTATATCACTGCATGTGCCGGAAACCGCTGCTACTAAAAACCTGATCAACGAGTCGGTTATTAAAAACTTTAAAAAGGGAGCTTTATTAATCAACTACGCCAGGGGAGAAGTGGTAGATCTGGAAGCACTGGCTAAGGCGCTGAAAAGCGGTGACGTGGGTGGCGCAGCCATTGACGTGTTCCCATGGGAGCCTGAGAAAAACGGTGATCGTTTTGAAACACCTTTACAAGGTTTAGGCAACGTAATTCTTACGCCGCACATTGGTGGCAGTACAGAAGAAGCACAGCAGAACATTGGCGAAGATGTAAGTAATAAACTGTTTTACTACCTGGAAAAAGGTATTACCAACGGTTCACATACCTTACCGGGAATCAGCCTGCCGGCTATGGAAGGGGCACACCGTATATTGCATATTCACAGCAACATACCGGGTGTGTTGAGTGCTATCAACACTCAGTTATCTCAAAACAATATCAACATCCTGGGCCAGTACCTGAAAACCAACGATGAAATTGGTTATGTGGTATTAGACGTAGATAATAAGCTGAGCAGTCAGGCGGTTGAATTGCTGAAAGAGGTGAAAGGCACTATTAAAGTGAGAATGTTATATTAA